From Saccopteryx leptura isolate mSacLep1 chromosome 3, mSacLep1_pri_phased_curated, whole genome shotgun sequence, one genomic window encodes:
- the BTBD8 gene encoding BTB/POZ domain-containing protein 8 isoform X2 — MSRDDQQKIQAAAFYKGDDRRLGKKPIFSSSQQRRQVSHSGVIKNKSLRQNNKKECWRCPSRNQKMKSDGLGASGHSSSTNRNTRNKTLKHDDLKEKDGIKIGSRITKELKSEGKNGSGKPKAIIKPKAENNDNANSADMVPRQAVERSAMAAATGHKNTLNGKGVRNQEGQITGARPKVLTGNLTVQARAKPLKKVTGKDSPCLGMAGSSSRSTNSSMELLVSTECLDEPKENGSTGEEKPSGHKLSFCDSPEQTVKNSVESIKTSTGAVKSRPVSKVTNGTFNKKSNHEQETNINNSVLKVTGKGYSDPVPQAILKKRGNDNGFATAQQRTKNAPSNLAKTQESQGESTISVKSSVPSRQSDGNVTKLDHSTTDKQAPKRKIVKKGHTTLPKGNAKIVALPKNLNQSKKGETSNNKDSKQKMFPGQVTLKTQSSSQRPLKSETSVFSKSNNKGSVTEQKPQEPLISLTSETSGMEAFQPSCTPDPQKPFNNQEKEKLVLECQNISNLDKSIEHNLESRQICSDKRETKFSNHKETDHCNTTKLHCHSDESDKVDPKFYSTTAIKYTVLNPNENFLNSNQVCGVNSTNAEQIHSVLDEEKHVGRKDTNKKSSIKCVKDVLSCVPERTSGTLHTTQDDRKPKFHVEQTIPTQLSDGSAMNEEKYATADSDSSPKCSLEQISGKNSPKDMETTETPESHENPEAPFMGHWNLSASVLQQRESPESDTGSTTTSSDDIKPRSEDYDAGGSQDDDGSNERGISKCGTMLCHDFLGRSSSDTSTPEELKIYDSNLRIEVKMKKQSSNDLLQVNSTSDDELPRKRPEIWPRSATVHTREKENSLRGSVQFAQEVDQVSSSADETEDERSEAENVAENFSISNSAPQHFQGIINLAFEDAAENESRGFSATKSFKRSVLLSVDECEELGADEGDVQTPLQPSIDCLSPSDVFDDISHEHPGRTCYSGDSQVSGGHILEYKQDKGDRVHKNESFLLGLSSTDSSRKDKLSASATEKKYTVNVLSKGGRQLLPENRKVNDGSDVDDDFQQCSKLSESDTKSQERPCHLELHQREPSSDIPKTSTTKSLDSCRSQLLPQEGQVKKSHSTATKKANIALSAVL; from the exons ATGAGCAGAGATGATCAACAGAAAATCCAAGCAG CTGCATTTTACAAAGGTGATGATCGAAGACTTGGTAAAAAGCCTATATTCAGTAGCTCTCag caAAGGAGACAAGTTTCTCACTCTGGTGttataaaaaacaaatctttGAGACAAAATAACAAGAAAGAGTGTTGGCGTTGTCCCTCTAGGAACCAAAAGATGAAATCTGATGGGTTAGGAGCATCTGGACATTCATCAAGTACTAATAGAAATACTAGAAATAAAACTTTGAAGCATGATGACTTAAAAGAAAAGGATGGTATAAAAATAGGATCTAGGATTACAAAAGAATTAAAGTCTGAGGGAAAAAATGGTTCTGGAAAGCCCAAAGCTATAATAAAACCCAAAGCAGAAAACAATGATAATGCAAATTCGGCAGACATGGTACCAAGACAAGCTGTGGAAAGATCAGCAATGGCAGCAGCAACTGGGCACAAAAACACATTAAATGGAAAAGGAGTAAGAAATCAAGAAGGACAAATTACAGGTGCCAGACCCAAAGTGCTCACTGGAAACTTAACTGTGCAAGCCAGAGCAAAGCCTTTGAAAAAAGTGACAGGAAAAGATTCTCCATGCCTTGGCATGGCAGGATCCTCCAGCAGATCAACAAACTCGAGCATGGAGTTACTGGTTTCCACTGAATGTCTGGATGAACCAAAAGAAAATGGATCAACAGGAGAAGAGAAGCCATCTGGTCATAAACTGTCCTTTTGTGACTCTCCAGAACAGACCGTGAAAAACAGTGTAGAAAGTATCAAAACTTCCACTGGAG CAGTAAAATCTCGACCTGTTTCAAAAGTTACCAATGGAACTTtcaataaaaaaagcaatcatgaacaagaaactaatataaataataG TGTGCTAAAGGTCACTGGCAAAGGATACAGTGATCCAGTACCACaagcaattttaaagaaaagaggaaatgacAATGGATTTGCTACAGCTCAGCAGAGGACAAAGAATGCCCCTTCTAATCTTGCTAAAACTCAAG aatCCCAAGGAGAGTCAACAATTTCAGTAAAATCTTCAGTCCCTTCAAGGCAATCTGATGGAAATGTGACAAAGTTGGACCATAGTACAACAGATAAACAAGCACCTAAGAGAAAAATTGTCAAGAAAGGGCACACAACTTTGCCTAAGGGTAATGCAAAAATAGTTGCATTACCTAAAAACCTAAATCAATCTAAGAAAGGTGAAACTTCGAATAATAAAGATTCAAAACAGAAAATGTTTCCTGGACAGGTCACATTGAAGACTCAGTCTTCTTCGCAAAGGcctttaaaaagtgaaacatCTGTTTTCTCCAAAAGTAATAATAAGGGCAGTGTTACTGAACAGAAGCCTCAGGAACCTCTAATTAGCCTTACTTCTGAAACCAGTGGTATGGAAGCATTCCAGCCATCATGCACACCTGACCCACAAAAGCCATTCaacaatcaagaaaaagagaaattggtATTGGAATGCCAAAATATTTCAAATCTGGATAAATCGATAGAGCACAACTTGGAATCAAGACAGATTTGTTcagataaaagagaaacaaaattttcCAATCACAAAGAAACAGATCATTGCAACACCACTAAACTACATTGTCATTCTGATGAAAGTGATAAGGTAGATCCAAAATTTTATAGCACCACTGCCATAAAATACACGGTTTTAAATCCAAATGAAAACTTCTTGAACTCTAATCAAGTTTGTGGTGTAAACTCAACAAATGCAGAGCAAATCCATTCAGTATTAGATGAGGAGAAGCATGTAGGAAgaaaagacacaaacaaaaaatcaagcaTTAAATGTGTGAAAGATGTTTTATCTTGTGTTCCTGAAAGGACAAGTGGTACCTTACACACTACTCAAGATGACAGAAAACCTAAATTTCATGTAGAACAGACAATTCCTACTCAGTTATCTGATGGCTCTGCTATGAATGAAGAGAAATATGCTACAGCAGACTCAGATAGTTCCCCCAAATGTTCTTTGGAACAAATATCAGGGAAAAATTCTCctaaagatatggaaacaacagaAACTCCAGAGAGCCATGAAAATCCAGAAGCTCCATTCATGGGTCACTGGAATTTGAGTGCCAGTGTTCTGCAGCAGAGAGAGAGTCCTGAGTCTGACACTGGCAGTACGACCACGTCCTCTGATGACATAAAGCCCAGGTCCGAAGACTATGATGCTGGCGGGTCTCAGGATGATGATGGGTCAAATGAGAGAGGTATTTCTAAATGCGGCACTATGCTGTGCCATGATTTTCTTGGAAGAAGTAGCAGTGACACCAGCACCcctgaagaattaaaaatatatgatagtAACTTAAGAAttgaagtaaaaatgaaaaagcaaagtaGTAATGATCTTTTACAAGTTAATTCAACAAGTGATGATGAGCTTCCTAGGAAAAGGCCAGAAATTTGGCCTCGATCGGCAACAGTCCACactagggaaaaagaaaatagtctaCGAGGCAGTGTCCAGTTTGCTCAGGAAGTAGATCAAGTTTCTTCTTCAGCAGATGAAACAGAAGATGAAAGATCTGAAGCTGAAAATGTTGCAGAAAATTTCTCTATATCTAACTCAGCTCCTCAGCATTTTCAGGGGATAATTAATTTAGCTTTTGAAGATGCAGCTGAAAATGAAAGTCGTGGGTTTTCTGCaactaaaagttttaaaaggtcaGTTTTACTTTCCGTAGATGAGTGTGAAGAACTGGGAGCTGATGAAGGGGACGTCCAGACTCCTTTGCAGCCTTCTATAGATTGTCTTTCACCTTCTGATGTTTTTGATGACATTTCTCATGAACATCCTGGAAGGACCTGCTATTCTGGAGACTCACAAGTAAGTGGAGGTCATATTTTAGAATATAAACAAGATAAAGGTGATAGGGTACATAAAAACGAAAGCTTTCTCTTAGGCCTTAGTAGCACTGATTCCTCAAGAAAAGACAAACTGAGTGCTTCAGCCACAGAGAAAAAGTATACAGTCAATGTCCTGTCCAAAGGAGGCAGACAActtcttccagaaaatagaaaagtaaatgaTGGGAGTGATGTAGACGATGACTTTCAGCAATGCAGCAAACTCTCAGAGAGTGATACAAAATCTCAAGAGAGACCATGTCATTTGGAGCTTCATCAGAGAGAACCCAGTTCTGACATACCAAAGACCAGCACTACAAAATCTCTGGACTCCTGTCGGAGCCAGCTTCTGCCTCAGGAAGGTCAAGTGAAAAAGAGCCATTCTACAGCTACCAAAAAAGCTAATATTGCTTTATCTGCAG